The sequence TCTACATATGCATCTACACATTCTCTCAAACCTAAGGCAATTCAGATAGATCTGACATAGTAAGAGAAATAAAACTACTGGATAGTACCTACATACTTTGACTATGGACTAGTGTACGGGATTCGAATGGTCTTCCAGAAAATACGTCTCCGTTCTTTACAAAAGATTCCCGTACAGCATCATAACCATTGAGTACAATGAAAAGTCGACCCCCTAGCCTAATAGAGAATACGTCTCCATATTTTTCCGCCATCTCCATGTAGACTTTCTCAGGATCTTTTCCAATAAACTGTAGCATGCCTATGAATGGTAATCCCCATGGACCAGGAGGGAGATACCCTGCTCCAACTCGCTTGATCAACCATGATGTCATCAAAAAAACAACGATAATTATCAGAATTTCGGTCACCATTTTGGTGTCtgttaatatacaaatgtatcatatATTATCAATCTGaaacagtcaaatgatcgcACGAATACATTAAAGTCAGTGCAAACATATATAGCTGATCTGTGAAGACATACAGGTTAATGTTTGACTATCGATGCTTTAGCtgattttcaaatcaaatgtttCTATAGATTTCAGTGGTAAGAGTTTCTTTGCGCCCCACTCCCCATCTAGGATCCATGTTGCAGTGGGGCCTTATCGTGTGAGGGTATAATTAGATTACAGGGTGGGGGCCATAATGATACAAAGGGAAATAAATAAGGGGCCTGGGGGGCATATAAATTGAAGAAATTTATTGTATAATTGAATTGGAAAGTTTATAgtttaggcgtaaaaaaaattgtgtggttccgattacattcaattttaagataggtggggtaggtagattttttatttcattttattctttttttcttcatatgtgagagtctagttcaggttttccaaatggtctctatgttgtttatttcttcttatcagatgtacagccattacagaatggaaaaatagttttatattgtcttttaactcgatgatgtcagtttccacactcacgattttcgcgattttattactaTTGTTCTCggatatataaaaaaaattaggattggcgtgaaaaactaggtggggtcaggtaaccggaaccaaacaactttttttatttggccttatccTAACATTACGATATGTAAGCTTAGAGTTGTAATTCGATTACAGGAGGGGGTTGCGTTGATATAGGGTCACACTATGGAATTCTTATCGTGATGAAGTGCTCCTTAATTAACCATTATACAAAACTATTGCTCATCATACATATGTGTCCACTTACAGTATTTGTTAATGACATCTACATTAGAATGACCAATATATTATTCGGCACGCTAAGGAAAGTCCAGTGAGATTTATGTTGAGTTTAGTAGACTTCAACTTATAGTCTGTACGGCACCCcttgacagggcgccctcaaacatcggacACACCTGTCGCGATGGGGGCGGTGCGACACAGCGTATCTTGCAGTCTATATTGATTACTGCTCTCAACTTAAACTGAATATTTTGGGCGATAAAATAtcaccttggtaacagacacaACTGGGAAATCGTGTATGGTTTTGTATGAATATATCAAGCCGAGTAAACTATCTTATAAATAAACTCAGCATGTATCACTTCTAACTAAGTACATGGATACGTAAATATCTTTCTTAGGACAGCAACAATAAATAGTGATCGAGATGTCAGAGATGACGACTCGAGTAAAATAACTCTTGAGGCACCTTTTAAGTTGATGAGAGAATATTTGAGTAAAAATGAACTGCCGAAACCCGGGATAGTTCTCGAACTCATGCAAGTTCGCCGGTTTTGAACCAGGGACCTTTAGATCTTCAGTCTAACGCTCTCCCAACTGAGCTATTTCGGCTGTTGAAAACTGTGAGacaatttgtatttcaaagttTTGCGAAACGAGCTCCTTATATTATTTGCAAGCTGAAACAACTTCCTGGTGCGAATGTTCCAAAGGGTTCTTTAGTTATGCTATACTAATCTTCGGTTTGTACAACCCACGAAAAAATACCGGTGCGATTTCTTGCTCGTGGTACGCAGTAAGACAAGTTCCATGCAAAACATACAGTGTATTACTGCTAATCATCTTTGTGGTTGCGTGTGAATTTTTTACCAAGCTCAAACAATACATATATCCCATGTGGTCTAGTGGCTAGGATTCGTGGCTTTCACCCACGCGGCCCGGGTTCGATTCCCGGCATGGGAAGTGACAATTGTTTtgcttttgaaaatatttaacatatttaaCAAACCTAGTAAGTTGGAGAACTTTTTGTCTATGTCAAGTTTTAAGTTGGTTCTTTGTTGAACTTTATAGTCTAGATGCCAACTCAGGCTACCGATAAGataatttccaaatttatcaTCTTCCGTCATCGAAGAAGGTTTTATTACAGCTTtttctgtctacctgtctgtctgtctgtctgtctgtctgtctagacaACCAAGCGAATCTGTTCGTCTGCCCATAGCCATATACtgtaataatgtattgagagtaaTATTGGGctattgaagacaatattcaagtaC comes from Glandiceps talaboti chromosome 11, keGlaTala1.1, whole genome shotgun sequence and encodes:
- the LOC144442061 gene encoding cytochrome P450 1A1-like; translation: MVTEILIIIVVFLMTSWLIKRVGAGYLPPGPWGLPFIGMLQFIGKDPEKVYMEMAEKYGDVFSIRLGGRLFIVLNGYDAVRESFVKNGDVFSGRPFESRTLVHSQSM